The proteins below are encoded in one region of Drosophila santomea strain STO CAGO 1482 chromosome 3R, Prin_Dsan_1.1, whole genome shotgun sequence:
- the LOC120453512 gene encoding aminopeptidase N-like, whose protein sequence is MKCVFLILAALGLSLAEESSTYDHFRLPTALRPQKYDVRILTQLENPDDFRFNGTVKIQIEVLQNTHNITLHSKDLTINDTEITLKQINGNGNSENCITSTERNPTHDFYILNTCEKLLAGQVYELSLRFSAQLQDQLAGYYRSSYEDSVANETRWISVTQFEPSSARLAFPCFDEPGYKASFAITLGYHQKYTGLSNMPVKETRKHESIPDYVWTAFEESVPMSTYLVAYSVNDFSHKPSTLPNGTLFRTWARPNAIDQCDYAAEFGPKVLQYYEQLFGTKFPLPKVDQIAVPDFSAGAMENWGLVTYAEVSLLYSPEYSSQVAKQGTANIVAHELAHQWFGNLVTMEWWTDLWLNEGFATYVAGLCVEDIHPEWRTLQIETMSNLLTIFRTDSLESSHPISRPIEMTSQTSESFDAISYEKGSSVIRMMHLFLGEEAFRTGLKSYLERYAYKNAEQDNLWESLTQAAHKAGSMSTDYDIKTIMDSWTLQTGYPVINVTRNYTARTAKLSQERYLLNTDISRAHKGCWWVPLSYTSQEEKDFNNTAPKEWMECTETGESVPKIIEDLPGADEWVIFNNQLSAPYKVNYDAQNWRLLIETLNSEEYQSIHVVNRAQLIHDVLYFAWTGEQDYDIALQLVSYLQRERDLLPWKSAFENLFFLIGILRQTSNYKFYKSFIRKLITPIYEHMHGINDTDASIQQQDKILLKGMVAQWACSYEVSDCVTRAVSYFRSWRSEANPDETNPVPLAIRDNVYCTSIEHGSVEDWDFLWTRYQKANVATEKQTILDSLACSQKVWVQQRYLERIFDAKGGIRKQDSLSVFQSIASTEVGFPLAKKYLMDNVDSISKFYHPQSESMAELLLPLSELIFTRKDYNEFKTMETMLTNVQWKERNYERFTEAIKKLL, encoded by the exons ATGAAGTGCGTTTTTCTAATACTGGCGGCACTTGGCCTGAGTTTGGCAGAGGAGTCTAGCACCTATGACCATTTCCGCTTGCCAACGGCCCTTCGACCCCAAAAATACGATGTGCGCATCTTGACACAGTTGGAAAATCCGGACGATTTCCGCTTCAACGGGACAGTGAAAATTCAAATAGAAGTCCTGCAGAATACACACAATATAACTTTGCACTCGAAGGATTTGACCATTAATGATACGGAAATCACTCTCAAACAAATTAACGGAAATGGAAACTCGGAGAACTGTATAACCTCCACGGAAAGGAATCCCACGCACGACTTCTATATCCTCAACACGTGTGAGAAGCTATTGGCTGGCCAAGTTTATGAGTTGAGCTTGCGCTTTTCGGCTCAGTTACAAGATCAACTGGCCGGCTACTACAGGAGTTCCTATGAGGATTCGGTGGCCAACGAAACGAG ATGGATCTCCGTTACGCAATTTGAGCCCTCCTCCGCTCGATTGGCATTTCCCTGCTTCGATGAGCCGGGCTACAAGGCATCCTTTGCAATCACCTTGGGTTATCACCAGAAGTACACAGGTCTCAGCAACATGCCAGTGAAGGAAACCAGGAAACA TGAATCCATTCCGGATTATGTATGGACGGCGTTCGAGGAGTCAGTGCCGATGTCCACCTATCTGGTTGCCTATTCAGTGAACGATTTCTCCCACAAGCCATCTACTCTACCCAATGGAACTCTTTTCCGCACCTGGGCGAGGCCAAATGCGATCGATCAGTGTGATTATGCCGCGGAGTTTGGGCCCAAAGTACTCCAGTACTACGAACAGTTGTTTGGCACCAAGTTCCCACTCCCGAAGGTCGATCAGATCGCTGTTCCGGACTTCAGCGCGGGTGCCATGGAGAACTGGGGTCTGGTTACCTACGCGGAGGTTAGCCTTCTATACTCCCCGGAGTATTCCTCGCAGGTGGCCAAGCAGGGGACAGCGAATATAGTGGCTCATGAGTTGGCCCACCAGTGGTTTGGCAATCTGGTCACCATGGAGTGGTGGACGGATCTTTGGCTGAACGAGGGATTTGCCACTTATGTGGCCGGCTTGTGTGTGGAGGACATCCATCCAGAGTGGCGTACCCTGCAGATAGAAACAATGTCAAACCTGCTTACCATTTTTAGAACGGACTCATTGGAGAGTAGTCACCCCATTTCGAGACCCATTGAAATGACTTCGCAGACCTCTGAGAGCTTTGATGCGATCTCTTACGAGAAAGGATCATCGGTGATTCGTATGATGCACTTGTTCCTGGGCGAGGAGGCGTTCCGTACAGGACTTAAGTCTTATCTGGAAAGATACGCCTATAAGAATGCCGAACAGGATAATCTTTGGGAGTCACTTACCCAAGCTGCCCATAAGGCTGGTTCAATGTCCACGGACTACGACATCAAGACCATCATGGACTCGTGGACTCTGCAAACAGG ATATCCGGTGATTAATGTGACACGCAACTACACAGCAAGGACCGCAAAACTCAGCCAGGAGCGCTACCTCCTGAATACAGATATCTCTAGGGCACACAAAGGATGCTGGTGGGTGCCACTCAGCTATACAAGTCAGGAGGAAAAGGACTTCAACAACACGGCGCCCAAGGAGTGGATGGAGTGCACCGAGACTGGTGAAAGTGTTCCCAAGATCATTGAGGATCTGCCAGGAGCCGATGAGTGGGTAATCTTTAACAACCAACTGTCGGCGCCGTATAAGGTGAACTACGATGCCCAGAACTGGAGACTTCTGATCGAGACATTGAACAGCGAGGAGTATCAGTCCATCCATGTGGTCAACAGGGCCCAGCTCATACACGATGTCCTGTACTTTGCCTGGACAGGGGAGCAAGACTACGATATCGCTTTGCAACTTGTCAGCTATTTGCAGAGGGAACGGGACCTTCTTCCCTGGAAATCGGCCTTCGAAAATCTGTTCTTTCTTATTGGCATTCTTCGACAGACGTCGAACTATAAGTTCTATAAG AGCTTTATAAGGAAGCTCATCACCCCGATTTATGAGCATATGCATGGCATCAACGATACAGACGCCTCCATACAACAGCAGGACAAGATCCTTTTGAAGGGGATGGTGGCGCAGTGGGCATGCTCGTACGAGGTTTCCGATTGCGTCACCCGAGCCGTGAGCTACTTCCGCAGCTGGCGATCGGAGGCTAATCCCGACGAGACCAACCCAGTTCCACTGGCCATTCGCGACAACGTGTACTGCACGTCAATCGAGCATGGAAGTGTGGAGGATTGGGATTTCCTGTGGACTCGGTACCAGAAGGCCAATGTGGCCACAGAAAAGCAGACCATTCTGGATTCCCTGGCTTGTTCGCAGAAGGTCTGGGTGCAGCAGCGCTATTTGGAGAGGATCTTCGACGCAAAGGGGGGCATTAGGAAGCAGGATTCACTATCTGTCTTTCAGTCAATTGCCTCTACGGAAGTTGGCTTCCCTTTGGCCAAGAAGTACTTGATGGACAACGTTGACTCGATTTCCAAGTT CTACCATCCTCAGTCCGAATCTATGGCCGAACTTTTGCTGCCACTTAGCGAACTTATCTTTACGCGAAAGGACTACAATGAGTTTAAGACCATGGAGACCATGCTCACCAATGTGCAGTGGAAGGAGCGAAACTATGAGAGGTTCACTGAAGCCATCAAAAAACTTCTTTAG
- the LOC120453511 gene encoding ubiquitin carboxyl-terminal hydrolase 1 → MHEYDVNERKEEPASLPPTQNETTDTVGQSQDRHNDTTEVNRQLPQDQRNQEQENPIPQQDNSQPLQEKDTLEVSILYPLVVFEQVAVTQPILIADTPKRSPVKKRQRRVYVADTLRCSSLRSRQEPATKDPLEGGLKQPEVAPPPPPVQPPSPTPTESIEYTPPELFKPEFWNNIEEAQEPKPVGKKRRAAGGIKRTRGNKLLREIEIYSPETAAAIAAAQAELNAAGKSGAAGARASRKRTNTMSLYDRRFQTTTDERRVANGYGGNAARSGTGSSSNEIESQELQSHQYYGPNGGSSSAGSGAGLNGSAAALNHAPSMGTLCNIGNSCYLNSVVYTLRFAPHFLHSLHHLIQDLNVVQQTIVRQQTARSASLGRNVSAAQLEHARSWSSKDLATSTDQYSGQNGGVNSGNGGSGSSKSTHQSVTEKLHELYNNLHGNEMADSTEPYHADTLLHAIQDVNATFEGNQQQDAHEFLMCVLNCIRETNQSLIKAIGECPEVIANGYIANPDEVDNGESQDRTDSTASQNLSSGNGSLATSQITTTKTSFFSRKSKRKDEVKSSKSTRVQSPLKDNSPTAGGITGAGTAHATANSLFYLNTVDLSGASSTSGSASTSASGVAPTSVALPTLPQTTKYSSDDEMNSATVLKDKMRLEERIRELNLNFFSSDFEGIVVLTTKCLSCETITRQKQGMLDISVPVPISGYDNSDLQDKPNTYIQNSCITKEYFRGENKYSCNQCTGYTEAIRSISYEVLPRLLVIQLNRFSGGMEKVSTYVPTTFTLPCFCATCCELGEGNKLHVYKLYSVITHVGATLTVGHYIAYTCFLDLASDYVNCPKDRRNTMTNSQTMTSQTVASNENAAPNNGSSSVASTPVIAAASALASSGNILMKKMKFGRSKASSSGDMSKNVKQVNGTSSKNITNGIGKLSMNTTCQAVNCCAMRLCCSQQTSSSNSASCSDFSEESLQNGSNSNLSFGGSGSTYPTGYGSTGRGGVRANYAHGGPDPIWYMCDDDKIKAMTQREFEELLSPTRKITITPYLLFYARFDLQPPKTTPPKPGSSSTPPPPSSAHSSWSNENMPSGSHKI, encoded by the exons ATGCACGAATATGACGTAAATGAGCGCAAAGAGGAACCAGCCAGTCTTCCACCCACTCAAAACGAGACCACTGACACGGTCGGCCAGAGCCAGGATCGACACAACGATACAACTGAAGTTAACAGACAGCTACCACAGGATCAGCGAAATCAGGAACAGGAGAATCCTATTCCGCAGCAGGATAACAGCCAGCCGCTTCAGGAAAAGGACACATTGGAAGTTTCCATTCTTTATCCTTTGGTAGTCTTCGAGCAGGTGGCGGTCACCCAACCGATTCTGATTGCGGACACACCGAAGCGATCGCCAGTTAAGAAGCGCCAGCGTCGCGTTTATGTCGCCGACACCTTGCGCTGCTCCAGCCTACGTTCCCGTCAAGAGCCCGCAACCAAGGACCCACTGGAAGGTGGCCTAAAGCAGCCGGAAGTcgctccaccaccaccgcctGTTCAGCCGCCCTCGCCCACGCCGACAGAGTCCATTGAATACACACCTCCAG AACTCTTTAAACCGGAGTTTTGGAACAACATTGAAGAGGCCCAGGAGCCGAAGCCCGTTGGAAAGAAGCGACGTGCCGCTGGAGGAATCAAAAGGACGCGGGGCAACAAGCTTCTCAGAGAGATCGAGATCTATTCGCCGGAAACGGCGGCCGCTATTGCGGCAGCACAGGCTGAACTCAACGCCGCAGGAAAGTcgggagcagcaggagcacgGGCCAGCCGCAAGAGGACCAACACGATGTCTCTATACGATCGCCGATTCCAGACGACCACCGATGAGCGCCGCGTGGCTAACGGATACGGAGGCAATGCAGCGCGATCGGGCACCGGCTCCTCGTCAAACGAGATCGAGTCCCAGGAGCTGCAGAGCCATCAGTATTACGGTCCCAACGGTGGCAGTAGCTCTGCGGGATCAGGCGCAGGCTTAAACGGAAGTGCGGCGGCCCTGAACCATGCCCCTTCCATGGGCACACTCTGTAACATAGGCAACAGTTGCTACTTGAATTCGGTGGTTTACACCCTGCGCTTTGCCCCGCACTTTTTGCACAGCCTACACCACCTGATACAGGACTTGAATGTTGTGCAGCAGACGATTGTGCGCCAGCAGACGGCCAGATCCGCGTCACTCGGCAGGAATGTGAGTGCCGCTCAGTTGGAGCACGCCCGCAGTTGGAGCAGCAAAGATCTGGCCACCAGTACGGATCAGTACAGCGGCCAGAACGGCGGAGTTAATAGCGGAAACGGTGGCAGCGGTTCGAGCAAGTCGACCCATCAGTCGGTAACCGAAAAGCTCCACGAACTGTATAACAACCTGCACGGCAACGAGATGGCAGACTCCACGGAGCCCTACCACGCGGATACGCTGCTGCACGCCATCCAGGACGTAAATGCCACCTTTGAGGGCAATCAGCAGCAGGACGCACACGAATTCCTAATGTGCGTGCTTAATTGCATCAGGGAAACGAATCAGTCTTTGATCAAGGCCATTGGTGAGTGTCCGGAGGTCATCGCAAACGG gTACATTGCCAACCCGGATGAAGTTGATAACGGAGAGAGCCAGGATCGCACTGATTCAACTGCGTCGCAGAACCTGAGCTCTGGCAATGGATCGCTGGCAACTAGTCAAATAACCACGACCAAAACGTCGTTCTTCTCTCGcaaatcaaaaagaaaagacgAGGTCAAGTCATCCAAGTCGACGCGCGTTCAGTCGCCGCTCAAGGATAATAGTCCCACGGCGGGCGGGATAACCGGAGCGGGCACAGCCCATGCCACCGCCAACAGCCTGTTCTACCTGAACACAGTTGATCTCAGCGGCGCCAGCAGCACCAGCGGAAGTGCCAGTACGAGTGCCAGTGGCGTTGCTCCCACAAGTGTAGCGCTGCCCACTCTACCACAGACTACAAAATACTCCAGTGACGACGAGATGAATTCGGCCACCGTGCTGAAGGACAAAATGCGACTGGAGGAGCGAATACGTGAGCTCAACCTGAACTTCTTCAGCTCCGACTTCGAGGGCATTGTGGTGCTGACCACCAAGTGCCTCAGTTGCGAGACGATCACGCGGCAAAAGCAGGGCATGCTTGATATTTCTGTGCCGGTGCCGATCTCGGGATACGACAATTCCGATCTCCAGGACAAACCGAACACATATATACAG AATTCCTGCATTACGAAGGAGTATTTCCGCGGAGAGAATAAGTATAGTTGCAACCAGTGCACCGGCTACACCGAAGCCATCCGGTCCATCTCGTACGAGGTGCTGCCCCGGCTACTGGTCATACAGCTGAATCGTTTCTCTGGCGGCATGGAGAAGGTTAGTACGTACGTGCCCACCACCTTCACGCTGCCTTGTTTTTGCGCCACCTGCTGTGAGCTGGGCGAAGGCAACAAGCTTCACGTTTACAAGCTGTACAGCGTGATCACGCATGTGGGTGCCACCCTGACGGTGGGCCATTACATCGCGTATACGTGCTTCTTGGATCTCGCCAGTGACTATGTGAACTGCCCGAAGGATCGACGGAATACGATGACGAACTCGCAAACGATGACTTCGCAAACAGTGGCGTCCAATGAGAATGCTGCGCCAAACAATGGAAGCAGCTCCGTAGCCAGCACTCCAGTTATTGCAGCAGCTTCGGCCTTGGCCTCCTCGGGCAACATTTTGATGAAGAAGATGAAGTTCGGTCGCAGCAAGGCCTCCAGCAGCGGTGATATGAGCAAGAACGTTAAGCAGGTTAATGGAACGAGCAGCAAGAACATCACCAATGGAATTGGAAAGCTCAGCATGAACACCACCTGCCAGGCAGTCAACTGCTGTGCCATGAGGCTCTGTTGCAGCCAGCAgacgagcagcagcaattcAGCAAGTTGCAGCGATTTCAGCGAGGAATCCCTGCAAAACGGAAGCAACAGCAATCTCAGCTTCGGTGGATCGGGCAGCACCTATCCCACGGGCTACGGAAGCACGGGTCGTGGTGGTGTCAGAGCCAACTACGCCCACGGAGGTCCGGATCCCATTTGGTACATGTGCGACGACGACAAGATCAAGGCCATGACCCAAAGGGAGTTCGAAGAACTGCTATCCCCCACTCGGAAGATCACAATAACGCCCTATTTGCTGTTTTACGCGCGATTCGATCTGCAGCCGCCGAAGACGACACCGCCGAAGCCTGGATCATCCTCAACGCCTCCGCCACCGTCGTCGGCACATAGTTCTTGGTCGAATGAAAACATGCCCAGCGGCTCGCACAAGATTTGA
- the LOC120453508 gene encoding aminopeptidase Ey-like, which yields MKCVFLILAALGLSLAEESSTYDHFRLPTALRPQKYDVRILTQLENPDDFRFNGTVKIQIEVLQNTHNITLHSKDLTINDTEITLKQINGNGNSENCITSTERNPTHDFYILNTCEKLLAGQVYELSLRFSAQLQDQLAGYYRSSYEDSVANETRWISVTQFEPSSARLAFPCFDEPGYKASFAITLGYHQKYTGLSNMPVKETRKHESIPDYVWTAFEESVPMSTYLVAYSVNDFSHKPSTLPNGTLFRTWARPNAIDQCDYAAEFGPKVLQYYEQLFGTKFPLPKVDQIAVPDFSAGAMENWGLVTYAEVSLLYSPEYSSQVAKQGTANIVAHELAHQWFGNLVTMEWWTDLWLNEGFATYVAGLCVEDIHPEWRTLQIETMSNLLTIFRTDSLESSHPISRPIEMTSQTSESFDAISYEKGSSVIRMMHLFLGEEAFRTGLKSYLERYAYKNAEQDNLWESLTQAAHKAGSMSTDYDIKTIMDSWTLQTGYPVINVTRNYTARTAKLSQERYLLNTDISRAHKGCWWVPLSYTSQEEKDFNNTAPKEWMECTETGESVPKIIEDLPGADEWVIFNNQLSAPYKVNYDAQNWRLLIETLNSEEYQSIHVVNRAQLIDDVLYFAWTGEQDYEIALQVISYLQRERELLPWKSAFENLKLVNRIVRQTPSFGFFKSFVKKIITPVYEHLNGINDTFSSIPQQDQVLLKMMVVNWACQYQVGDCVPQALAYYRNWRSEANPDEKNPVPINVRSTVYCTSIKHGSDSDWEFLWTRYKRSNVAAEKRTILTALGCSREVWVLQRYLELIFDGKEGIRKGDSKWAFQAVAKTEVGFLLAKKYFMDNIESISAYYNQLLKSIPRLLVPLQKQIYTRKDYAEFKTFLADSQKFLKGSAEAIQQTLEIILTNVQWQERNYDQFTRAIKHLL from the exons ATGAAGTGCGTTTTTCTAATACTGGCGGCACTTGGCCTGAGTTTGGCAGAGGAGTCTAGCACCTATGACCATTTCCGCTTGCCAACGGCCCTTCGACCCCAAAAATACGATGTGCGCATCTTGACACAGTTGGAAAATCCGGACGATTTCCGCTTCAACGGGACAGTGAAAATTCAAATAGAAGTCCTGCAGAATACACACAATATAACTTTGCACTCGAAGGATTTGACCATTAATGATACGGAAATCACTCTCAAACAAATTAACGGAAATGGAAACTCGGAGAACTGTATAACCTCCACGGAAAGGAATCCCACGCACGACTTCTATATCCTCAACACGTGTGAGAAGCTATTGGCTGGCCAAGTTTATGAGTTGAGCTTGCGCTTTTCGGCTCAGTTACAAGATCAACTGGCCGGCTACTACAGGAGTTCCTATGAGGATTCGGTGGCCAACGAAACGAG ATGGATCTCCGTTACGCAATTTGAGCCCTCCTCCGCTCGATTGGCATTTCCCTGCTTCGATGAGCCGGGCTACAAGGCATCCTTTGCAATCACCTTGGGTTATCACCAGAAGTACACAGGTCTCAGCAACATGCCAGTGAAGGAAACCAGGAAACA TGAATCCATTCCGGATTATGTATGGACGGCGTTCGAGGAGTCAGTGCCGATGTCCACCTATCTGGTTGCCTATTCAGTGAACGATTTCTCCCACAAGCCATCTACTCTACCCAATGGAACTCTTTTCCGCACCTGGGCGAGGCCAAATGCGATCGATCAGTGTGATTATGCCGCGGAGTTTGGGCCCAAAGTACTCCAGTACTACGAACAGTTGTTTGGCACCAAGTTCCCACTCCCGAAGGTCGATCAGATCGCTGTTCCGGACTTCAGCGCGGGTGCCATGGAGAACTGGGGTCTGGTTACCTACGCGGAGGTTAGCCTTCTATACTCCCCGGAGTATTCCTCGCAGGTGGCCAAGCAGGGGACAGCGAATATAGTGGCTCATGAGTTGGCCCACCAGTGGTTTGGCAATCTGGTCACCATGGAGTGGTGGACGGATCTTTGGCTGAACGAGGGATTTGCCACTTATGTGGCCGGCTTGTGTGTGGAGGACATCCATCCAGAGTGGCGTACCCTGCAGATAGAAACAATGTCAAACCTGCTTACCATTTTTAGAACGGACTCATTGGAGAGTAGTCACCCCATTTCGAGACCCATTGAAATGACTTCGCAGACCTCTGAGAGCTTTGATGCGATCTCTTACGAGAAAGGATCATCGGTGATTCGTATGATGCACTTGTTCCTGGGCGAGGAGGCGTTCCGTACAGGACTTAAGTCTTATCTGGAAAGATACGCCTATAAGAATGCCGAACAGGATAATCTTTGGGAGTCACTTACCCAAGCTGCCCATAAGGCTGGTTCAATGTCCACGGACTACGACATCAAGACCATCATGGACTCGTGGACTCTGCAAACAGG ATATCCGGTGATTAATGTGACACGCAACTACACAGCAAGGACCGCAAAACTCAGCCAGGAGCGCTACCTCCTGAATACAGATATCTCTAGGGCACACAAAGGATGCTGGTGGGTGCCACTCAGCTATACAAGTCAGGAGGAAAAGGACTTCAACAACACGGCGCCCAAGGAGTGGATGGAGTGCACCGAGACTGGTGAAAGTGTTCCCAAGATCATTGAGGATCTGCCAGGAGCCGATGAGTGGGTAATCTTTAACAACCAACTGTCGGCGCCGTATAAGGTGAACTACGATGCCCAGAACTGGAGACTTCTGATCGAGACATTGAACAGCGAGGAGTATCAGTCCATCCATGTGGTCAACAGGGCCCAGCTCATAGACGATGTCCTGTACTTCGCCTGGACAGGGGAGCAGGACTACGAGATCGCTTTGCAGGTGATCAGCTATTTGCAGAGGGAACGGGAGCTTCTTCCCTGGAAATCGGCCTTCGAAAATCTAAAGCTGGTGAATCGTATTGTCCGACAGACCCCAAGCTTTGGCTTCTTTAAG AGCTTTGTGAAGAAGATCATCACACCTGTATATGAGCACCTGAATGGCATCAACGACACATTCAGCTCGATTCCGCAGCAGGATCAGGTGCTGCTGAAGATGATGGTGGTCAACTGGGCGTGTCAGTACCAGGTGGGCGATTGTGTGCCCCAGGCGTTGGCCTACTACCGCAACTGGAGATCGGAGGCCAATCCCGACGAGAAGAACCCGGTTCCGATCAACGTTCGCAGCACTGTTTACTGCACCTCCATAAAGCACGGATCCGATTCGGATTGGGAGTTCCTGTGGACGCGGTACAAGAGATCCAATGTGGCCGCTGAGAAGCGCACCATTTTGACTGCTCTGGGTTGCTCGAGGGAGGTGTGGGTGCTGCAGCGCTATCTGGAGCTGATCTTCGATGGGAAGGAAGGTATTCGCAAGGGGGACTCAAAGTGGGCCTTCCAGGCGGTGGCCAAAACGGAGGTCGGGTTCCTGCTGGCCAAGAAGTACTTCATGGACAACATTGAGTCTATAAGCGCTTA CTACAATCAGCTTCTTAAGAGCATTCCCCGACTTCTGGTGCCACTTCAAAAGCAGATTTATACCCGTAAGGACTACGCGGAGTTCAAGACATTTTTGGCCGATTCGCAGAAGTTCCTGAAAGGTTCGGCGGAGGCGATTCAACAGACATTGGAGATAATACTGACCAATGTGCAGTGGCAGGAGCGAAACTATGATCAGTTCACCCGTGCAATCAAGCATCTCCTGTAG
- the LOC120453514 gene encoding uncharacterized protein LOC120453514: MLWLMGLVVVAAMRLNGECQVRCLSAVANVTVIEDIRSAFRGVTNDTELLNHIIPEMYGASMRTANPSFVFKMPSKSIGGGSDFQLLTMQRSDFAEPIFPNISQSTTVTAIDSPSTSAPETSVKTSLIVSPHQEWQQMGLEGWTGELRPPVPSLEQDHRDTNPPISWQNSYPHDEIRLEFQNHHFDGRVTDIRVITSTTGKPAEMGDLMNDQNVYIARVNDPFGYSMKWSFTNDSSRQKELLPEGERGKRDVSRLYSMIKCSTGCDPLIYKGYGCYCGFGGHGVPADGIDRCCRVHDKCYGQSNCISYLEYFVPYVWKCYRGKPLCAVDHGEFGGPDSCAARLCQCDLRLSRCLKKYYCPHRRSICHSSRSRRLQNLIFFD; the protein is encoded by the exons ATGTTGTGGCTAATGGGGCTAGTAGTAGTGGCAGCCATGCGACTCAATGGCGAGTGCCAGGTGAGGTGCCTGAGTGCGGTGGCAAATGTCACGGTGATCGAAGACATTAGGAGCGCCTTCAGGGGCGTCACCAACGACACGGAGCTGCTGAATCACATAATACCGGAAATGTACGGGGCGAGCATGCGCACTGCGAATCCCTCGTTTGTCTTCAAAATGCCCAGCAAATCGATCGGCGGTGGCAGCGATTTCCAGCTGCTGACAATGCAGCGATCCGATTTCGCGGAACCAATCTTTCCCAATATCAGTCAGTCCACCACGGTCACGGCCATCGATTCACCCAGCACCAGTGCGCCGGAAACGAGCGTGAAGACCAGTCTCATAGTGTCGCCGCACCAGGAGTGGCAGCAAATGGGTCTGGAGGGCTGGACGGGCGAGCTGAGGCCACCAGTTCCCTCGCTGGAGCAGGATCATAG GGACACCAATCCGCCGATCAGCTGGCAGAACTCGTATCCCCACGACGAGATTCGTCTGGAGTTTCAGAACCACCATTTCGATGGCCGGGTGACAGACATACGCGTGATAACATCCACGACCGGGAAACCGGCGGAGATGGGCGACCTGATGAATGACCAGAATGTGTACATAGCGCGGGTAAACGATCCCTTTGGCTACTCGATGAAGTGGAGCTTCACCAACGACAGCAGCCGGCAAAAGGAGCTCCTGCCAGAGGGAGAGCGCGGAAAGAGGGACGTATCTCGGCTGTACTCCATGATCAAGTGCTCCACGGGCTGTGATCCACTGATCTACAAGGGCTACGGCTGCTACTGCGGCTTCGGTGGCCACGGCGTGCCCGCCGATGGCATCGATCGGTGTTGTCGCGTGCACGACAAATGCTACGGCCAGAGCAACTGCATCTCCTATCTGGAGTACTTTGTGCCCTACGTGTGGAAGTGCTATCGTGGCAAGCCGCTGTGCGCCGTGGACCATGGCGAGTTCGGTGGCCCCGACTCGTGTGCCGCCCGTCTCTGCCAATGCGACCTGCGTCTTTCCAGGTGCTTGAAGAAGTACTACTGCCCACACCGACGCTCCATTTGCCACTCGTCCAGATCTCGACGCTTACAGAACCTCATATTCTTCGATTGA